Proteins encoded together in one Synechococcus sp. BL107 window:
- a CDS encoding ARC6/PARC6 family protein, whose translation MKLLDLPIDHFRLLGVSPSADAAAILHRLQTRCDSPPDQGFTHEALLKRNELLSRSADLLTDRNDRAEYESALLRLSASHPNETVGLDLPASSEVAGLILLWEAHGALEAFQMASHGLQPPQAPALGSGREADLTLLAALACRDAAVEEQGQRRYESAAQLLVEGIQLQQRMGKLPNQQRMLEGDLDALLPFRILDLISRDLSDQASHQQGLTLLDQLVSCRGGLDGTDVVTSIEGAGSMTQDDFESFFQQIRRFLTVQEQIDLFSRWSEEGEAEAGFLAVLALTAAGFSRRKPESLEQARGRLQLLPDSELDPMPLLGCLDLLLGNVREADHHFAAIRDADVQAWFVQHTGDSLAAQCEYCRAWLGRDVLPGYRDVDATAIDLDAWFADRDVQNYVERLDRQASRQPLSDALPLPWQTSVASDLGLQSLEPISASEESADGLEERGIRLPSLSLPQLPQLPRLPQLPRPLVVKIAVMVAVLAAFGGGLSLMLRQRSEAPQVSPVVKEEPVLSAPDDLDETALPMATLQPEQPLDRPIEPLTSDAPSDKQLEDLVQGWLDAKANALASPDNAVPDAVSKEISTVARDRLLQRVQAERTADAALGYTKIIKASVTSVDVVSRTPRRIAVKAELNYFDQTLDRSGTSIDQTPAGALTVTYVLGRDGKQWKLHEYISGS comes from the coding sequence ATGAAGCTGTTGGATTTGCCCATCGATCATTTCCGACTGCTGGGTGTCAGTCCTTCCGCTGATGCGGCAGCCATCCTTCACCGTCTGCAAACCCGCTGTGATAGCCCGCCTGATCAGGGGTTTACCCATGAAGCGCTGCTCAAGCGCAATGAACTACTGAGCCGTTCGGCTGATCTCCTCACCGATCGAAATGACCGTGCCGAGTACGAATCTGCTCTGCTTCGTTTGAGTGCATCTCATCCCAACGAGACCGTTGGACTCGACCTTCCAGCGAGCAGTGAAGTTGCTGGATTGATTCTTCTTTGGGAGGCCCACGGAGCCCTTGAGGCGTTCCAAATGGCGAGTCATGGGCTTCAGCCACCGCAAGCACCTGCGCTCGGCAGTGGCCGGGAAGCTGATCTCACCCTGTTGGCCGCTTTGGCGTGTCGCGATGCAGCAGTCGAAGAACAGGGTCAGCGCCGTTATGAATCGGCGGCGCAGTTGTTGGTTGAAGGAATTCAGTTGCAACAGCGCATGGGCAAGTTGCCCAATCAGCAGCGCATGCTCGAAGGCGATCTGGACGCGCTTCTTCCGTTCAGAATTCTGGATCTCATCAGTCGAGATTTGAGTGATCAGGCCTCGCACCAACAGGGTTTAACGCTGCTTGATCAACTCGTCAGTTGCCGAGGCGGTCTGGATGGAACGGATGTTGTGACCTCCATTGAGGGGGCTGGGTCGATGACCCAAGACGATTTCGAGTCGTTCTTCCAACAAATTCGCCGTTTTTTGACGGTGCAAGAACAGATTGATCTCTTCAGTCGTTGGTCGGAAGAGGGCGAAGCGGAAGCAGGGTTTTTGGCTGTTCTTGCACTCACGGCTGCCGGTTTTTCCCGGCGCAAGCCGGAAAGCCTTGAGCAGGCCCGAGGGCGGCTGCAACTCCTACCTGACTCAGAGCTGGATCCGATGCCCCTCTTGGGCTGTCTGGATTTGTTGCTTGGCAATGTGCGTGAGGCGGACCATCACTTCGCTGCGATCCGGGATGCAGACGTACAGGCTTGGTTTGTGCAGCACACTGGCGACAGCTTGGCGGCGCAGTGTGAATACTGCAGGGCTTGGCTTGGGCGGGATGTGTTGCCGGGCTATCGCGATGTCGATGCAACAGCCATTGATCTCGACGCCTGGTTTGCCGACCGTGATGTGCAGAACTACGTCGAACGACTGGATCGACAAGCGTCCCGTCAGCCGCTCAGCGACGCGCTGCCCTTGCCTTGGCAGACCTCCGTCGCTTCGGATCTTGGTCTTCAATCCTTGGAGCCTATTTCAGCTTCAGAGGAGTCTGCGGATGGTCTGGAAGAACGCGGTATCCGCCTCCCTTCCCTCTCGCTTCCCCAACTTCCCCAACTGCCCAGGCTTCCCCAACTTCCACGACCGCTCGTGGTCAAGATTGCGGTGATGGTGGCAGTTCTGGCCGCCTTTGGTGGCGGTCTCTCGCTGATGCTCCGTCAGCGAAGTGAAGCGCCACAGGTATCGCCAGTGGTGAAGGAAGAACCGGTGTTATCGGCCCCCGATGATCTCGATGAGACAGCGCTTCCGATGGCCACACTCCAACCGGAGCAACCTCTGGATCGTCCAATCGAACCGCTGACAAGTGATGCGCCTTCGGATAAGCAACTCGAGGATCTCGTCCAGGGCTGGTTGGATGCCAAAGCCAATGCCTTAGCGAGTCCAGACAACGCTGTGCCTGATGCGGTTTCGAAAGAAATATCCACCGTTGCCCGCGATCGGCTGTTGCAACGGGTGCAAGCAGAGCGCACCGCCGATGCCGCGCTGGGCTACACAAAGATCATCAAGGCTTCTGTCACCAGCGTTGATGTGGTGAGCCGAACCCCACGACGCATTGCTGTGAAGGCTGAGCTGAACTACTTCGATCAAACCCTTGATCGCTCCGGAACCAGCATTGATCAGACACCTGCAGGAGCGTTGACAGTCACCTACGTGCTTGGGCGAGATGGAAAACAGTGGAAATTGCATGAATACATTTCCGGTTCCTAA
- the ffh gene encoding signal recognition particle protein: MFDELSARFEDAVKGLRGQDKISETNVDGALKEVRRALLEADVSLPVVKDFVSEVRGKAVGAEVVRGVSPDQKFIQVVHDQLVDVMGGDNAPLARASETPTVVLMAGLQGAGKTTATAKLGLHLKDQGRRSLMVGADVYRPAAIEQLKTLGGQIGVDVFSLGTDAKPEEIAAAGLAKAKAEGYDTLLVDTAGRLQIDTEMMGEMVRIRSAVQPDEVLLVVDSMIGQEAAELTRAFHEQVGITGAVLTKLDGDSRGGAALSIRKVSGQPIKFIGTGEKVEALQPFHPERMASRILGMGDVLTLVEKAQKEVELADVEKMQKKLQEASFDFSDFLQQMRLIKRMGSLGGLMKMIPGMNKIDDGMLKQGEDQLKRVEAMIGSMTESERCQPELLSSQPSRRRRIAAGSGHQPADVDKVLADFQKMRGFMQQMSRGNMPGMPGMPGMPGMGGMPGMGGMPGMPGMPAGAGRGGPPKRQRPAKKKKGFGEL, translated from the coding sequence ATGTTTGACGAGCTTTCAGCCCGCTTTGAAGATGCTGTCAAAGGGCTGAGAGGCCAGGACAAGATCAGCGAAACCAATGTCGATGGGGCTCTTAAGGAGGTTCGTCGTGCGCTGCTCGAAGCCGATGTCAGCCTTCCGGTGGTTAAGGATTTTGTCTCTGAGGTGCGCGGCAAAGCCGTTGGCGCTGAGGTGGTGCGGGGGGTCAGCCCCGACCAGAAGTTCATCCAGGTAGTCCACGATCAACTTGTGGATGTGATGGGTGGCGATAACGCACCACTGGCCCGCGCCTCTGAGACTCCCACGGTTGTTTTGATGGCCGGCCTGCAGGGGGCGGGTAAAACCACGGCCACGGCCAAGCTGGGCCTCCACCTCAAAGATCAGGGCCGTCGCTCCCTCATGGTGGGTGCGGATGTGTATCGCCCCGCTGCCATCGAGCAGTTGAAAACCCTTGGTGGGCAGATTGGGGTTGATGTGTTCAGTCTGGGAACAGACGCGAAGCCTGAAGAGATCGCTGCGGCCGGTTTGGCGAAGGCGAAGGCGGAGGGCTACGACACCCTTCTGGTCGACACCGCAGGCCGCCTTCAGATCGACACCGAAATGATGGGGGAAATGGTGCGAATTCGCTCCGCTGTGCAGCCCGATGAGGTGCTGCTGGTTGTGGATTCGATGATTGGCCAGGAAGCGGCCGAACTCACCCGTGCCTTCCATGAGCAGGTTGGCATTACCGGGGCTGTGCTCACCAAGCTGGATGGCGATTCCCGCGGTGGTGCGGCACTTTCCATCCGCAAAGTGAGCGGTCAGCCGATCAAGTTCATCGGTACCGGTGAAAAGGTTGAGGCGCTTCAGCCATTCCATCCAGAACGGATGGCGAGCCGCATTCTCGGTATGGGGGATGTGCTCACGTTGGTAGAGAAGGCTCAAAAAGAGGTCGAACTCGCCGACGTTGAAAAAATGCAGAAGAAGCTGCAGGAGGCGTCGTTCGATTTCTCTGATTTCCTCCAGCAGATGCGTCTGATCAAGCGGATGGGATCCCTCGGGGGGCTCATGAAAATGATCCCCGGCATGAACAAGATCGACGACGGGATGTTGAAGCAGGGCGAGGACCAGCTCAAGCGTGTCGAGGCCATGATTGGGTCGATGACAGAGAGCGAGCGATGTCAGCCGGAGTTGCTGTCCTCTCAGCCGAGTCGACGTCGTCGCATTGCTGCCGGAAGTGGCCACCAGCCCGCCGATGTGGACAAGGTGCTGGCTGATTTCCAGAAAATGCGGGGCTTCATGCAGCAGATGAGCCGTGGAAACATGCCAGGAATGCCAGGAATGCCAGGAATGCCAGGAATGGGTGGAATGCCAGGGATGGGTGGAATGCCAGGGATGCCAGGAATGCCCGCAGGGGCTGGCCGGGGTGGCCCCCCCAAGCGTCAGCGTCCAGCCAAGAAAAAGAAGGGCTTCGGTGAACTCTGA
- the rpsP gene encoding 30S ribosomal protein S16 translates to MIKLRLKRFGKKREASFRLVACNSTSRRDGRPLQELGFYNPRTKETRLDTEAIRERLGQGAQPTDIVRTLLERGGLIEKTVRPSVTVGQAKQTAKREAAAKQAAKDAAEAKAAAAAEAEAPAADAEASEG, encoded by the coding sequence ATGATCAAGCTCCGCCTGAAGCGGTTCGGTAAGAAGCGGGAAGCGAGCTTCCGCCTCGTGGCCTGCAACAGCACGTCTCGACGGGATGGACGCCCGTTGCAGGAGCTTGGCTTCTATAACCCCAGAACGAAGGAAACCCGTCTGGATACAGAGGCCATTCGCGAACGTTTGGGTCAGGGTGCTCAACCCACAGACATCGTGCGCACCCTCTTGGAGCGCGGTGGTTTGATCGAAAAAACGGTTCGCCCTTCCGTCACTGTTGGCCAGGCCAAACAAACGGCAAAGCGTGAGGCGGCTGCAAAACAGGCTGCAAAGGATGCAGCTGAGGCCAAGGCCGCTGCTGCTGCTGAAGCTGAGGCACCAGCTGCCGATGCTGAAGCGTCGGAAGGCTGA
- a CDS encoding PhoH family protein — MTSAPDRGDRGRFVFDLPDPEAALAIAGEAEVTLHRLEALTGASVVLRGLQLVITGRAAQIERAASVVELVRPIWQDGQAVSSVDLQSALGALNTGRGDDHSAMAEQVLVRSPQGQTLRPRTLRQKSYVDAMERHDLTFALGPAGTGKTFLAAVLAVRMLTERKVERLILTRPAVEAGERLGFLPGDLQQKVDPYLRPLYDALHSLLGPEKTAGLLDKGVIEVAPLAYMRGRTLNNAFVILDEAQNTTPAQMRMVLTRLGEHSRMVVTGDVTQVDLPHHQLSGLEEASEVLDGVAGVAVCRLTSADVVRHPLVQRVVEAYARLDEQRLEQREEQGLTSPPSRIVRR, encoded by the coding sequence ATCACCTCAGCACCCGATAGGGGCGACCGCGGTCGTTTCGTCTTCGACCTGCCTGATCCTGAAGCTGCCCTCGCCATTGCAGGGGAAGCAGAGGTCACTCTTCACCGACTTGAAGCCCTTACTGGGGCTTCAGTTGTGTTGCGGGGACTTCAATTGGTGATCACTGGTCGAGCCGCTCAGATTGAGCGAGCCGCTTCGGTTGTCGAGTTGGTTCGACCCATTTGGCAAGACGGTCAAGCGGTGTCGTCCGTTGATCTTCAGTCGGCTTTGGGGGCTCTGAATACAGGTCGCGGAGACGACCACTCGGCGATGGCAGAGCAAGTGTTGGTGCGAAGTCCGCAGGGCCAAACCTTGAGGCCACGAACCCTGCGACAGAAAAGTTACGTAGACGCCATGGAGCGCCACGACCTCACCTTTGCCCTGGGACCTGCCGGAACAGGGAAAACATTCTTGGCCGCCGTATTGGCGGTTCGCATGCTGACCGAACGCAAGGTTGAGCGACTGATCTTGACGCGACCGGCGGTGGAAGCTGGGGAACGTCTGGGATTCCTTCCCGGTGACCTCCAACAAAAAGTGGATCCGTATTTGCGGCCTCTCTACGACGCGCTGCACTCCCTGCTGGGACCAGAAAAGACTGCTGGCCTCTTAGATAAAGGCGTGATTGAGGTCGCGCCCTTGGCGTACATGCGGGGCCGCACGCTCAATAATGCGTTTGTGATCCTTGATGAGGCACAAAACACCACTCCAGCTCAGATGCGAATGGTGCTCACCCGGTTGGGGGAGCATTCGCGCATGGTGGTGACGGGTGATGTCACCCAAGTGGATCTTCCTCATCATCAACTCAGTGGCCTTGAAGAGGCCTCAGAGGTGTTGGACGGCGTGGCGGGGGTTGCTGTTTGCCGTTTGACATCGGCGGACGTCGTGCGCCATCCGTTGGTGCAACGGGTTGTGGAGGCCTATGCCCGCCTCGATGAGCAGCGGCTTGAGCAACGAGAGGAACAAGGGTTGACCAGCCCTCCGTCGCGGATTGTGCGTCGATAG
- a CDS encoding Bax inhibitor-1 family protein, translated as MPASSNFQQAIREAQSSALVGPNVVNKALPYVGGGMVLTSLGVLGGLTLIASPIFMPLFWVALIGNLILFFVAQNVALKGNNATALPLLAVYSLITGFTLSGLVAFAGAVAGIGAVGTAALATGITFVIASIVGRRMSDSVGQALSGVVGLGLIGLILAMVVQFVGGIFAPAMFHGTSFELMIAGFGTVLFVGAAFVDFYTMPRAYRDDQYLAGALSMYLTYINLFIFILRLIIVLNGGGRRD; from the coding sequence ATGCCAGCTAGCAGCAATTTTCAACAGGCCATTCGTGAGGCACAGTCCAGTGCCCTCGTCGGCCCCAACGTTGTCAATAAGGCCTTGCCTTATGTCGGCGGTGGCATGGTGCTCACCTCCTTGGGAGTGCTTGGCGGTCTCACCTTGATCGCTTCGCCGATCTTTATGCCCCTGTTTTGGGTGGCGTTAATCGGCAACTTGATTCTTTTCTTTGTTGCCCAAAACGTCGCTTTGAAGGGCAATAACGCCACGGCGTTGCCTCTTTTAGCGGTTTACAGCTTGATCACTGGCTTCACCCTGAGTGGTCTGGTCGCGTTCGCCGGAGCAGTGGCGGGTATCGGTGCCGTTGGTACCGCTGCCTTGGCCACTGGGATCACATTTGTGATCGCTTCGATCGTCGGCCGTCGGATGAGCGACAGTGTCGGCCAGGCGCTTTCGGGTGTCGTTGGTCTTGGATTGATCGGCCTGATTTTGGCGATGGTCGTCCAGTTCGTTGGTGGGATTTTTGCTCCAGCGATGTTCCATGGCACCAGCTTTGAGCTGATGATTGCTGGTTTCGGAACCGTGCTGTTCGTTGGTGCGGCTTTTGTCGACTTCTACACGATGCCCCGTGCCTATCGGGACGACCAATATTTGGCCGGTGCACTCAGCATGTACCTCACCTACATCAACCTGTTTATTTTCATTCTTCGGTTGATCATTGTTCTGAATGGTGGTGGTCGTCGCGATTAA
- the budA gene encoding acetolactate decarboxylase, with protein sequence MLSSSNHDLHLRLPSGHWQALQKHCAQTGESASAVIRKALGDFLDLEHHTIWQLSTSTAVVEGVFGEALKVSDLPEHGDFGIGTFEHLDGEGILLDGICWQARADGSLIQAPLDEGIPFWIASRFQSEKQFTLEDVQSLEQLGALLDPFRPSANLFVAIRITGTFNQVLVRSVSPVEEGATLLDAAKAQTTFRHQAIQGTLVGFWSPSHASSLNIPGYHLHFLSDDRQHGGHLLDLGAESLQVDFDLESNLRLALPETREFLMADLSGDPRSALEQAETKAG encoded by the coding sequence ATGCTGAGTTCCTCGAATCACGATCTTCATCTGCGACTTCCTTCCGGCCATTGGCAGGCGCTACAGAAGCACTGTGCTCAGACGGGGGAAAGCGCCAGTGCCGTGATCCGTAAAGCACTGGGTGATTTTCTCGATTTGGAGCACCACACCATTTGGCAGCTTTCGACGTCGACGGCCGTGGTGGAAGGAGTGTTTGGAGAAGCATTGAAAGTGTCTGATTTGCCCGAGCACGGCGATTTTGGGATCGGAACGTTTGAGCACCTGGATGGTGAAGGAATCCTTCTCGATGGAATCTGTTGGCAGGCCAGGGCCGATGGAAGCCTGATTCAGGCTCCCCTCGATGAAGGCATTCCCTTTTGGATCGCATCGCGTTTTCAGAGTGAGAAACAATTCACGCTTGAAGATGTTCAGAGTCTTGAGCAGCTTGGAGCGTTGCTGGATCCCTTCAGGCCCAGCGCCAATCTCTTCGTTGCCATCCGCATAACTGGAACGTTCAATCAGGTTTTAGTGCGATCGGTGTCTCCAGTGGAGGAAGGCGCCACGTTGTTGGATGCAGCGAAGGCCCAAACCACCTTCCGCCACCAGGCGATTCAAGGAACTCTGGTTGGATTTTGGAGTCCGTCCCACGCCAGCAGCCTGAATATTCCTGGCTATCACTTGCATTTTCTTTCTGATGATCGACAGCACGGAGGCCACCTATTGGATCTAGGGGCCGAGTCGTTGCAGGTGGATTTCGATCTCGAATCGAACTTGCGTCTTGCTTTGCCTGAAACGCGCGAATTTTTGATGGCTGACCTGAGTGGAGATCCCAGATCGGCATTGGAGCAGGCTGAAACCAAAGCCGGCTGA
- the era gene encoding GTPase Era, whose protein sequence is MNPQTESMVQPPVRDDYRSGFIALIGRPNVGKSTLLNKLVGEKVAITSPVAQTTRNRLRAILTTEESQMVLVDTPGIHKPHHLLGERLVHSARSAIGEVDLVLLLLEGCERPGRGDAFIVNLLKQQSLPVLVALNKWDLVAADQQDQAAASYDELLAETHWPVHRCSAISGDGCRELSAVMAEQLPLGPQLYPPDMVTDQPERVLLGELIREQVLLYTREEVPHSVAVTIDRVEDIPPKGKNPGRTAVLATVLVERKSQKGILIGKGGAMLKTIGQGARLQMQTLIDGSVYLELFVKVVPDWRSKPHRLAELGYGGGDF, encoded by the coding sequence ATGAACCCCCAGACTGAATCGATGGTTCAACCCCCTGTGCGAGACGACTACCGGTCCGGTTTTATTGCCCTGATCGGTCGTCCCAACGTTGGGAAATCCACCCTGCTGAACAAGTTGGTGGGGGAAAAGGTGGCGATCACATCGCCGGTGGCTCAGACCACACGCAACCGCCTGCGCGCGATCCTCACCACCGAGGAGTCCCAGATGGTTCTGGTCGATACCCCTGGAATTCATAAGCCCCATCATCTTTTGGGCGAACGGCTCGTTCACAGCGCCCGAAGCGCGATCGGAGAGGTTGATCTTGTGTTGCTTCTCCTTGAGGGTTGTGAGCGGCCAGGCCGCGGCGATGCTTTCATCGTCAATTTGCTGAAACAGCAGTCGCTACCAGTGTTGGTTGCTTTAAACAAATGGGATTTGGTGGCTGCCGACCAACAGGATCAAGCCGCCGCCAGCTATGACGAACTCCTCGCTGAGACCCATTGGCCGGTGCATCGCTGCAGTGCGATCTCGGGTGATGGTTGCCGTGAGCTCTCTGCGGTCATGGCGGAACAGCTTCCCTTGGGACCGCAGCTGTATCCGCCCGACATGGTGACGGATCAACCGGAACGCGTGCTCCTAGGCGAATTGATTCGTGAGCAGGTTCTTCTCTATACCCGTGAAGAGGTGCCCCATAGCGTTGCTGTAACGATCGATCGCGTCGAAGACATCCCACCGAAGGGCAAAAACCCAGGGCGGACGGCCGTGTTGGCCACGGTGCTGGTGGAACGGAAAAGCCAGAAAGGGATCCTGATCGGGAAGGGCGGCGCCATGCTCAAAACGATTGGTCAGGGAGCAAGGCTCCAGATGCAAACGTTGATCGATGGTTCGGTGTATTTGGAGTTGTTTGTGAAGGTGGTTCCTGATTGGCGGAGTAAGCCCCATCGCCTGGCGGAGTTGGGTTATGGCGGGGGTGATTTTTGA
- a CDS encoding phytanoyl-CoA dioxygenase family protein yields MLSLLTRTKSFRDPWVGHPILNRQFQLHRRRVELAETLCTWRRWLKPGRCAELERDGFVVIQNFLPPSQFAALRDEVESRVSDVAHQHPMPVNNRVGFQPKQPFPAGFDRFDGGTLNRFLHIDPSVLPQAAAVCHDPRLSSCSRQVIGLPMDHHKVDVYLTVHGEESETPDLQKDLHRDTFFRALKFWLFLRPVERDDGPFEYVPGSHRLDPVRLRWEQSTADAALLHRRQPDVSGSFRIQDEALASLGLPKPVAVTCPANTLVLADVFGFHRRGAAVPGRQRLALYGWNRPYPFLPITW; encoded by the coding sequence ATGCTCTCTTTGCTGACGCGCACCAAGAGCTTTCGGGATCCTTGGGTCGGTCATCCCATCCTGAACCGGCAGTTTCAGCTGCACCGTCGACGGGTGGAACTTGCCGAAACCCTTTGCACTTGGCGGCGGTGGTTGAAACCCGGACGATGCGCCGAGCTCGAGCGAGATGGGTTTGTTGTGATCCAAAACTTCCTCCCGCCGAGCCAATTTGCGGCGTTGCGTGATGAGGTGGAATCGCGGGTGAGTGATGTTGCGCATCAGCATCCGATGCCCGTGAACAATCGGGTGGGATTTCAACCCAAGCAACCCTTCCCAGCTGGATTCGATCGGTTTGATGGCGGCACCCTCAACCGCTTTCTTCATATCGATCCATCGGTGCTGCCCCAGGCGGCGGCGGTGTGCCACGACCCACGCTTGTCGTCCTGTTCTCGACAGGTGATTGGCTTGCCGATGGATCACCACAAGGTGGATGTGTACCTCACGGTCCATGGGGAGGAGAGCGAAACCCCAGACCTCCAGAAAGATCTGCATCGCGATACGTTTTTTCGGGCCTTGAAGTTTTGGTTGTTCTTGCGTCCTGTCGAGCGTGACGACGGCCCGTTTGAGTACGTCCCCGGCAGTCATCGTTTGGATCCCGTTCGTTTGCGCTGGGAACAATCCACAGCTGATGCGGCGCTGTTGCATCGCCGCCAGCCCGATGTTTCGGGCTCCTTTCGGATTCAAGACGAAGCTTTAGCAAGCCTGGGCCTGCCAAAGCCCGTTGCGGTCACCTGTCCTGCTAACACCCTTGTGCTCGCTGATGTGTTCGGCTTCCATCGTCGTGGTGCCGCTGTGCCCGGGCGCCAGCGTTTGGCTCTTTATGGATGGAATCGGCCGTATCCGTTTTTGCCAATCACTTGGTGA
- a CDS encoding phycobiliprotein lyase — MSEQPFPPADPAAFLALCDGQWMSLRSCFELSMEGDDEWHSSERGELTVRCESTPASGLGQLVVQAPSGVSSTLLFSEDGGLSRNGEPAGTWRFWPDGSMELNLPSPDGVVVQERIWFTRANLRLRSTTAVNGEGVPLQGSFCTDIRRVSKPAA, encoded by the coding sequence ATGAGTGAACAACCCTTCCCTCCTGCCGATCCAGCCGCATTTCTTGCCCTTTGTGATGGGCAATGGATGAGTTTGCGCAGCTGTTTCGAGCTGTCGATGGAGGGAGATGACGAATGGCACAGCAGTGAACGGGGGGAGTTGACGGTGCGTTGTGAAAGCACCCCAGCGTCTGGCCTGGGTCAGCTGGTTGTGCAAGCCCCCAGTGGAGTCAGCAGCACCCTTTTGTTTTCCGAGGACGGTGGCTTATCTCGCAATGGAGAGCCTGCGGGAACCTGGCGCTTTTGGCCCGACGGCAGCATGGAACTCAATCTTCCGAGCCCCGATGGTGTTGTGGTGCAGGAGCGCATTTGGTTCACGCGCGCGAATTTGCGTTTGCGCAGCACGACGGCAGTGAATGGTGAGGGTGTTCCCCTGCAAGGCAGCTTTTGCACCGATATCCGCCGGGTCTCGAAGCCTGCTGCTTAA
- the trmD gene encoding tRNA (guanosine(37)-N1)-methyltransferase TrmD, giving the protein MRVVIKPNPSLKKTYRLDVVTLAPQAFAPLLDLGVIGRAFSAGIAEMHLHNPREFATDRHRKVDDEPYGGGAGMVLKPEPVFAAMESVPRCPRSRVLLMSPQGRPLQQCDLQRWSREFDQLVFLCGHYEGFDERIRGLADEEVSIGDFVLTGGELPAMTVINGVVRLLPGTVGAPDSLVEESHSTVLLEHPHYTRPADFKGMTVPAVLRSGDHGAIANWRQQQRELRTQERRPDLWTRWQTERMESPCDTAMQLRIGNGYDMHRLVKGRALILGGVSLDHPDGLGLDGHSDADVLVHAVMDALLGALSLGDIGKYFPPTDPKWKGADSLMLLEQVVQLVGDQGWQVLNLDAVVIAERPKLKPHIEAMRSNIAMRIGIAADAVGVKATTNEKLGPEGREEGISCHAVALLQKP; this is encoded by the coding sequence TTGCGAGTTGTTATTAAGCCCAATCCAAGCTTGAAAAAAACCTATCGCCTCGATGTTGTGACCCTGGCTCCCCAGGCGTTTGCTCCTTTGTTGGACTTGGGGGTGATCGGGCGAGCGTTTTCCGCTGGGATTGCGGAGATGCATCTTCACAATCCGCGGGAGTTCGCAACCGATCGTCACCGCAAAGTGGATGACGAGCCCTACGGCGGTGGTGCCGGAATGGTGCTCAAGCCCGAACCGGTGTTTGCCGCCATGGAGTCGGTGCCGCGCTGCCCACGCTCCAGGGTTTTGCTGATGTCTCCCCAGGGACGCCCGTTACAGCAGTGCGACCTTCAACGCTGGTCGCGGGAGTTCGATCAGTTGGTGTTTCTCTGTGGGCATTACGAAGGGTTTGATGAACGCATTCGCGGCCTCGCAGATGAAGAGGTTTCGATCGGAGATTTTGTGCTCACCGGCGGGGAATTGCCTGCGATGACCGTGATCAATGGTGTGGTGCGATTACTCCCCGGGACGGTGGGGGCCCCCGACTCGTTGGTGGAAGAGAGTCACAGCACGGTGTTACTGGAACACCCTCACTACACCCGGCCTGCGGACTTCAAAGGGATGACGGTGCCCGCGGTGCTGCGCAGTGGAGACCATGGAGCGATTGCGAACTGGCGGCAGCAACAGCGTGAGCTGCGAACCCAGGAGCGCCGGCCGGATCTTTGGACGCGGTGGCAAACCGAGAGAATGGAGTCCCCTTGCGACACCGCCATGCAGTTGCGTATCGGCAACGGTTACGACATGCACCGGTTGGTGAAGGGGCGAGCCTTAATCCTTGGTGGTGTGAGCTTGGACCATCCGGATGGACTCGGTTTGGATGGCCATAGCGATGCTGATGTGTTGGTGCATGCCGTGATGGATGCCCTGCTTGGCGCGTTATCCCTCGGCGATATCGGCAAATACTTCCCGCCGACCGACCCAAAGTGGAAAGGGGCCGACAGTTTGATGCTGCTGGAGCAGGTGGTCCAGCTGGTGGGAGATCAGGGCTGGCAGGTGTTGAATCTGGATGCTGTTGTGATTGCGGAGCGTCCCAAGCTCAAGCCCCACATTGAAGCCATGCGATCCAATATCGCGATGCGCATCGGCATTGCCGCGGACGCTGTTGGTGTTAAGGCAACCACCAATGAAAAACTGGGTCCGGAAGGCCGTGAAGAGGGGATCAGCTGCCATGCCGTGGCGCTCTTGCAGAAACCATGA
- a CDS encoding TIGR03792 family protein, with protein MMRKFVLLFAILVMFAGQVLASDVVIEQLRLKVPESQVQTWLEAEKQTWQPWLEAQEGFLGRDIAWDPAHEEGQLLIQWATRDQWKAISSDEVELVQRKFDSVVNAALGRSATAESPFPLVLEGELLPLRLPG; from the coding sequence ATGATGCGCAAGTTTGTGCTGCTGTTCGCCATCCTTGTGATGTTTGCGGGGCAGGTTTTGGCCAGTGATGTGGTGATTGAACAATTGCGTTTGAAGGTTCCTGAATCACAGGTGCAGACCTGGCTTGAGGCAGAGAAGCAGACCTGGCAGCCGTGGCTTGAGGCGCAGGAGGGCTTCCTCGGACGCGACATCGCCTGGGATCCGGCGCATGAGGAAGGCCAGCTGTTGATTCAGTGGGCCACCCGTGATCAATGGAAGGCGATCAGCTCGGATGAGGTTGAGCTGGTGCAGCGCAAATTTGATTCTGTTGTGAATGCTGCATTGGGCCGTTCTGCAACGGCGGAATCCCCGTTCCCCTTGGTATTGGAGGGTGAGTTGTTGCCGCTCCGCTTGCCCGGCTAA